From Nicotiana tabacum cultivar K326 chromosome 22, ASM71507v2, whole genome shotgun sequence, one genomic window encodes:
- the LOC107822456 gene encoding syntaxin-81-like isoform X3: MKYKKDYVDLHSITEQERDSIEHEVTVFVKSCKEQIDVLKNSINEEDAHSKGWLGFKGDNLNADTIAHKHGVVLILSEKLHSVMLQFDQLRAIRFQDAINRVTPRRKRKNSTKSNATETSVSSSFDPDMKRDSEIRDSDISQAAPIRVQEQLLVRSR, from the exons ATGAAATACAAAAAGGATTATGTAGATTTGCACAGTATAACAGAACAAGAGAGGGATAGCATTGAGCATGAA GTTACTGTTTTTGTAAAATCATGCAAAGAGCAGATAGATGTTCTCAAGAATAGTATAAATGAGGAAGATGCACATTCAAAGGGATGGCTTGGATTCAAGGGTGACAATCTGAATGCTGATACTATAGCACACAAGCATGGAGTG gttttaattttaagCGAAAAGCTTCACTCGGTCATGTTACAGTTTGACCAGTTGCGGGCAATCCGCTTTCAAGATGCTATTAACCGAGTAACACCAAGAAGGAAACGGAAGAACTCTACTAAATCAAATGCTACAGAGACCTCTGTGTCTAGTAGTTTCGACCCCGACATGAAAAGGGACTCAGAGATCAGGGACTCTGATATATCACAAGCAGCACCTATTAGAGTCCAAGAACAACTTTTGGTGCGCTCCAG GTAG
- the LOC107822456 gene encoding syntaxin-81-like isoform X1 codes for MKYKKDYVDLHSITEQERDSIEHEVTVFVKSCKEQIDVLKNSINEEDAHSKGWLGFKGDNLNADTIAHKHGVVLILSEKLHSVMLQFDQLRAIRFQDAINRVTPRRKRKNSTKSNATETSVSSSFDPDMKRDSEIRDSDISQAAPIRVQEQLLVRSRLVGSLLLEDLVPENNQHVEAKITIYFHVLLPTMITHMMQVELNSLLDSVQETETKMVEMSALNHLMSTHVLQQAQQIELLYEQISNIVAILVSSWIEFLFC; via the exons ATGAAATACAAAAAGGATTATGTAGATTTGCACAGTATAACAGAACAAGAGAGGGATAGCATTGAGCATGAA GTTACTGTTTTTGTAAAATCATGCAAAGAGCAGATAGATGTTCTCAAGAATAGTATAAATGAGGAAGATGCACATTCAAAGGGATGGCTTGGATTCAAGGGTGACAATCTGAATGCTGATACTATAGCACACAAGCATGGAGTG gttttaattttaagCGAAAAGCTTCACTCGGTCATGTTACAGTTTGACCAGTTGCGGGCAATCCGCTTTCAAGATGCTATTAACCGAGTAACACCAAGAAGGAAACGGAAGAACTCTACTAAATCAAATGCTACAGAGACCTCTGTGTCTAGTAGTTTCGACCCCGACATGAAAAGGGACTCAGAGATCAGGGACTCTGATATATCACAAGCAGCACCTATTAGAGTCCAAGAACAACTTTTGGTGCGCTCCAGGTTAGTAGGAAGTTTGCTGCTGGAGGATTTAGTTCCGGAAAACAATCAACATGTGGAGGCTAAAATCACAATCTACTTTCATGTACTCTTACCTACTATGATTACTCACATGATGCAGGTAGAGCTGAACAGTCTCCTGGATTCTGTTCAAGAAACAGAAACAAAGATGGTGGAAATGTCTGCGTTGAACCATCTTATGTCGACTCATGTTTTGCAACAGGCCCAACAGATAGAGCTTTTATATGAGCAGATTAGCAACATTGTAGCTATTTTAGTTTCCAGTTGGATAGAATTTCTATTTTGTTAA
- the LOC107822456 gene encoding syntaxin-81-like isoform X2 yields MKYKKDYVDLHSITEQERDSIEHEVTVFVKSCKEQIDVLKNSINEEDAHSKGWLGFKGDNLNADTIAHKHGVFDQLRAIRFQDAINRVTPRRKRKNSTKSNATETSVSSSFDPDMKRDSEIRDSDISQAAPIRVQEQLLVRSRLVGSLLLEDLVPENNQHVEAKITIYFHVLLPTMITHMMQVELNSLLDSVQETETKMVEMSALNHLMSTHVLQQAQQIELLYEQISNIVAILVSSWIEFLFC; encoded by the exons ATGAAATACAAAAAGGATTATGTAGATTTGCACAGTATAACAGAACAAGAGAGGGATAGCATTGAGCATGAA GTTACTGTTTTTGTAAAATCATGCAAAGAGCAGATAGATGTTCTCAAGAATAGTATAAATGAGGAAGATGCACATTCAAAGGGATGGCTTGGATTCAAGGGTGACAATCTGAATGCTGATACTATAGCACACAAGCATGGAGTG TTTGACCAGTTGCGGGCAATCCGCTTTCAAGATGCTATTAACCGAGTAACACCAAGAAGGAAACGGAAGAACTCTACTAAATCAAATGCTACAGAGACCTCTGTGTCTAGTAGTTTCGACCCCGACATGAAAAGGGACTCAGAGATCAGGGACTCTGATATATCACAAGCAGCACCTATTAGAGTCCAAGAACAACTTTTGGTGCGCTCCAGGTTAGTAGGAAGTTTGCTGCTGGAGGATTTAGTTCCGGAAAACAATCAACATGTGGAGGCTAAAATCACAATCTACTTTCATGTACTCTTACCTACTATGATTACTCACATGATGCAGGTAGAGCTGAACAGTCTCCTGGATTCTGTTCAAGAAACAGAAACAAAGATGGTGGAAATGTCTGCGTTGAACCATCTTATGTCGACTCATGTTTTGCAACAGGCCCAACAGATAGAGCTTTTATATGAGCAGATTAGCAACATTGTAGCTATTTTAGTTTCCAGTTGGATAGAATTTCTATTTTGTTAA